Proteins from a single region of Cryptococcus neoformans var. grubii H99 chromosome 5, complete sequence:
- a CDS encoding spore wall assembly-associated protein has product MPPVPHPPARHYPNQNSPPPLLKPSPAIVKQIPPPRPPADPSLHVLPRRFLGPIPEKVLNSSHLEEKRRHFYDLRRRAAYKVRHELIGRKDSLSGLEEDDADEGIIRRAALKIRVTGLDRDEDREENLGPESDHESETYGPQTTVGKEVWFGESFDIGREFVSEGFDNDEPSLLATRDRQAVRRSGSMDRNRTQKHTQHQRHLVPHRPSNATRSTEETFFTARSRNSKESSIDDCPTPALEHTPDTQLSPSSSVQPLIRSTQNHADQRPPQWTGPNTKKGKGPADQSVSSSTFAVPQKLKSAFRHASESPVGGAVELPGIDKSRATDLPQRSKSVQFPMDPTHPVASETGKMKVRGRNIPVDPNTVLSRAGEEAQGTSSGAAADAMAEEDKPQEPLALQGNVLYKDRMLVRVGYHREENIASFDEAAQRRNPCSKLEPFEEYIVVWRKGFVEFYQEWRMPLRERMTGTKRFCFAIPLLPHRSSLSIFNPDDLTLCLTTSVEKLQLEVEAVLKSSKTSRISAVKDRVAHSSQAQWLRGHKKGTQIFILKLPERSRALDWYWELWRDLGGRLPERFDISVPVVSTSIRMSISEEVDNGQADSGQLLRHFCPGTVITTSWETLRKKTAFDDIIQQARLQRIKDEVDLQLVWKASDGVLDWVAYLETVEGKKRPWALLAGLARLQNNPSPRELQLRLARHQPKSLKLEDGTILEEPPGIEGYLFRTHGPATRSTIYLASHDGCLFITNMRDSEPPLLPNQEGSTPSKLFSEVHKEFLENERRRMGSVIRRSAGCIDMRDITMIQYPSPAGKDTHGRRDAFELGFTAGGSMKLEAHTPEIAQEWVERLEALKSYWSYQHRIEARQRMDAMSAASVSRHGDGTDEFLGEIWNWCIIRGCRPICLSGRLYMKHGAHEKFRLKYMALTQGSFVSFEVTGKASFHVRKKNYPLFGAYTYSGLLAHDEIHEPHNRDAFLPQHRVYQDGLQSFDGPEDTTFCVRLAISGSRSEANTSNPWDSSDYRDHTSMKLSKSPTSLLIFRARSKLERDRWVWAINAEVERQARAHLDQQNLFRTYGKVIDRW; this is encoded by the exons ATGCCGCCCGTACCCCATCCGCCCGCCCGCCATTACCCAAATCAAAATTCCCCCCCACCCCTCCTGAAGCCATCCCCAGCAATCGTCAAGCAGATCCCACCGCCCCGACCCCCCGCGGACCCATCTCTCCATGTCTTGCCCAGGCGCTTCCTCGGGCCCATACCGGAAAAAGTGCTCAATTCATCCCATCttgaggaaaagagacgGCATTTCTACGATCTCCGGAGGAGGGCAGCATACAAGGTCAGACATGAATTAATCGGGAGAAAAGACTCGTTGAGCGGTCTCGAAGAGGACGATGCAGATGAAGGCATTATCAGAAGAGCTGCTCTCAAAATACGAGTGACGGGGTTAGATCGGGACGAAgacagagaagagaatCTCGGTCCGGAGTCTGATCACGAAAGTGAAACTTATGGTCCTCAGACCACGGTAGGAAAAGAAGTCTGGTTTGGAGAGAGCTTCGACATTGGAAGAGAATTTGTGTCGGAGGGATTTGACAACGACGAGccttcccttcttgctACAAGGGACAGACAGGCTGTCCGAAGGTCGGGATCAATGGACAGAAATCGGACTCAGAAGCATACTCAACATCAACGTCACCTCGTTCCCCACCGACCCTCTAATGCCACTCGTTCTACTGAGGAGACATTCTTCACCGCACGATCCAGAAATTCAAAAG AATCTTCCATTGACGATTGCCCTACTCCGGCTCTTGAGCACACCCCCGACACGCAACTttcgccatcatcctcggTGCAGCCTCTCATAAGGTCGACACAAAACCATGCAGATCAACGCCCTCCTCAGTGGACAGGCCCGAATAccaaaaagggaaaaggccCTGCAGATCAAAGCGTTTCCAGTTCCACATTTGCAGTACCCCAAAAGCTCAAATCGGCTTTCCGGCATGCTTCAGAGTCCCCTGTCGGCGGCGCCGTAGAACTGCCAGGGATTGACAAATCTAGAGCCACAGATCTGCCACAAAGGTCTAAGTCTGTGCAGTTTCCGATGGACCCTACTCATCCTGTAGCCTCTGAAACAGGGAAAATGAAAGTACGAGGTCGCAATATCCCAGTTGATCCAAATACGGTGTTATCaagagcaggagaagaagcacaGGGAACAAGTTCTGGTGCTGCAGCGGATGCTATGGCCGAGGAAGATAAACCTCAAGAACCTCTGGCACTCCAAGGGAATGTTTTGTATAAAG ACCGCATGCTTGTGAGAGTTGGTTATCATCGAGAAGAGAATATTGCCTCATTTGACGAGGCGGCACAG AGACGTAATCCTTGTTCAAAACTGGAACCTTTTGAAGAATATATTGTTGTTTGGCGAAAGGGATTTGTTGAATTCTATCAAGAATGGCGCATGCCTTTGCGAGAACGAATGACTGGCACCAAGCGGTTCTGCTTTGCCATTCCCCTCCTGCCCCATCGATCTTCGCTCTCGATATTCAATCCAGATGACCTGACCTTGTGTCTTACTACTTCCGTTGAGAAGCTACAGCTAGAGGTTGAAGCAGTCCTCAAATCGTCGAAGACGTCGCGCATCTCAGCTGTCAAAGACAGAGTTGCACACTCATCGCAAGCGCAATGGCTCCGGGGTCACAAGAAAGGCACTCAAATATTTATACTCAAACTTCCAGAAAGATCTCGCGCGTTGGACTGGTACTGGGAGCTATGGAGAGACCTTGGGGGTCGGCTTCCGGAACGATTTGACATTTCGGTTCCCGTCGTGTCGACTTCAATCCGCATGAGCATCTCTGAAGAAGTAGATAATGGTCAAGCAGATAGTGGTCAATTACTGCGGCATTTTTGTCCTGGCACGGTTATCACAACATCCTGGGAAACGCtgcggaagaagacggcATTTGATGACATTATACAGCAGGCTAGGCTACAAAGAATCAAGGACGAGGTAGATCTTCAACTGGTTTGGAAAGCAAGTGACGGAGTGTTGGACTGGGTGGCGTATTTAGAGACAGtagagggaaagaaaaggccATGGGCTTTACTGGCAGGCCTCGCCAGACTACAA AATAACCCCTCTCCCAGAGAGCTACAACTTCGCCTGGCCAGGCATCAGCCAAAATCCTTGAAGTTAGAAGATGGCACCATTTTAGAGGAGCCACCTGGTATAGAGGGGTATCTTTTCCGAACACACGGGCCTGCTACCAGAAGTACGATCTACCTTGCGTCCCATGATG GTTGTCTGTTTATCACAAACATGAGAGACTCAGAGCCACCTTTACTACCGAATCAAGAAGGTTCGACCCCTTCTAAACTCTTTTCGGAAGTGCACAAAGAATTCTTGGAAAATGAGCGCCGGCGGATGGGGTCTGTAATCCGAAGGTCTGCGGGCTGCATCGACATGAGAGATATCACAATGATCCAGTATCCTAGCCCAGCGGGAAAAGATACTCATGGACGAAGGGACGCATTTGAGCTCGGATTTACTGCTGGAGGATCCATGAAGCTGGAAGCTCACACACCCGAGATAGCTCAGGAATGGGTCGAGCGCTTGGAGGCGTTAAAGTCTTATTGGAGTTATCAACATCGAATAGA GGCTCGACAAAGAATGGACGCCATGTCAGCTGCCTCCGTGTCCAGACACGGTGATGGAACAGATGAATTTCTAGGAGAGATATGGAACTGGTGCATTATTCGAGGCTGCAGACCTATCTGCCTTTCTGGAAGATTGTATATGAAGCATGGTGCTCACGAAAAGTTCAG GCTCAAATACATGGCATTAACCCAGGGATCATTTGTATCATTTGAAGTCACTGGCAAAGCCTCGTTCCATGTCAGAAAAAAGAACTATCCGTTGTTCGGTGCCTAT ACGTATTCTGGGCTGTTAGCACACGATGAGATTCACGAGCCTCATAATAGGGACgcattccttcctcaacatCGCGTTTATCAAGATGGTCTACAATCATTTGATGGACCGGAAGACACCACATTCTGCGTTCGCTTAGCCATATCGGGGTCCCGTTCTGAGGCAAACACCAGTAATCCTTGGGATTCTTCAGATTACAGAGATCACACTTCCATGAAGCTGAGCAAATCGCCAACAAGTTTATTGATCTTTCGCGCAAGATCCAAA CTGGAAAGAGATCGTTGGGTATGGGCAATTAACGCAGAAGTAGAGCGGCAAGCAAGGGCGCATCTTGACCAGCAAAATCTTTTCCGCACATACGGGAAAGTGATTGACCGGTGGTGA